Proteins co-encoded in one Campylobacter concisus genomic window:
- a CDS encoding type II asparaginase has translation MILGATLAVAKPTIYILATGGTIAGSGSGSLDSSYTSGTVTVDKLIAAVPDINKIATIKGEQISNIGSQDMNNEVWLKLANRINELLNSGKADGIVVTHGTDTMEETAYFLNLVVKSDKPVVLVGAMRNSGSLSADGPLNLFNAVNVAISKDSVGKGVVVTMNDEIHAGREVTKTNTTGVDTFKSPNSGKIGTVFYGNVKYYMNPIRKHTAKSAFDLEGVKELPRVDIIYSHANDNPDFVKIAVKNGAKGIISAGLGNGNPYFSVLEALGEASKAGIVVVRDSRVGSGETTMNGEVDDAKYGFLTSDNLNAQKARVLLMLALTKTSDKAKIQEYFLTH, from the coding sequence TACATCCTAGCTACTGGTGGAACGATAGCAGGAAGCGGCTCAGGATCGCTTGATTCGAGCTATACTTCTGGAACCGTTACGGTCGATAAACTAATCGCAGCCGTGCCAGATATAAACAAGATCGCTACCATAAAAGGTGAGCAAATTTCAAATATCGGTTCACAAGATATGAACAATGAAGTTTGGCTAAAGCTTGCAAATAGAATCAACGAGCTTCTAAACAGCGGCAAAGCTGATGGTATCGTCGTTACTCACGGCACAGATACTATGGAAGAGACGGCTTACTTTCTAAATTTAGTAGTTAAAAGCGACAAGCCAGTTGTCCTTGTAGGTGCGATGAGAAATAGCGGCTCACTAAGCGCAGACGGCCCACTAAATTTATTTAACGCTGTAAACGTTGCTATTAGCAAAGATAGCGTAGGAAAAGGCGTTGTAGTGACTATGAATGATGAAATTCACGCCGGTAGAGAGGTGACAAAGACCAACACAACAGGCGTTGATACATTTAAATCACCAAATAGCGGCAAAATCGGCACAGTCTTTTATGGCAACGTAAAATACTATATGAATCCGATCAGAAAACACACAGCAAAATCAGCATTTGACCTAGAGGGCGTAAAAGAACTTCCAAGAGTTGATATCATCTACTCTCATGCAAATGATAACCCTGACTTTGTAAAAATAGCTGTTAAAAACGGCGCAAAAGGTATAATTAGCGCTGGTCTTGGCAACGGCAACCCTTACTTTAGCGTGCTAGAGGCTCTTGGCGAGGCTTCAAAAGCTGGCATAGTGGTAGTTCGCGACTCACGTGTAGGAAGCGGCGAAACAACTATGAACGGCGAGGTAGACGACGCAAAATACGGCTTTTTAACAAGCGATAATCTAAACGCTCAAAAAGCCAGAGTGCTTTTAATGCTTGCGCTTACAAAAACAAGCGACAAAGCCAAAATTCAAGAGTATTTTTTGACTCACTAA